A genomic segment from Nitrincola iocasae encodes:
- the traJ gene encoding conjugal transfer transcriptional regulator TraJ: MSEEKKPGKKRSHHLRVPVFDDEKEAIEAQAARAGMSVARYLREVGQGYQIKGVVDYEQVRELARINGDLGRLGGLLKLWLTDDVRTAQFGQSTILAVLSKIEATQEEMGKVMTKVVMPRSEP; encoded by the coding sequence ATGAGTGAGGAAAAGAAGCCTGGCAAAAAGCGATCACATCATTTGCGGGTGCCAGTCTTTGACGACGAAAAAGAAGCTATCGAGGCGCAAGCTGCCCGGGCGGGCATGAGTGTTGCCCGTTATCTGCGTGAAGTCGGGCAGGGCTATCAAATAAAAGGGGTGGTCGATTATGAGCAGGTCCGAGAGTTGGCCCGAATAAATGGCGACCTTGGCCGCTTAGGTGGACTGTTAAAGCTTTGGTTAACGGATGACGTGCGAACGGCTCAGTTCGGCCAATCAACAATCCTTGCTGTGCTCAGCAAGATTGAAGCGACGCAGGAGGAAATGGGCAAGGTCATGACCAAGGTTGTAATGCCGAGGTCCGAGCCATGA
- a CDS encoding TraK family protein, with protein MGKFTDGLEKWVQERDKRQKKRRQDASAVEFLAVKKDVAEAIEAGYSLKTIWEYLKEGKKIRSTYETFRRHVKRFIKAAPKDQPTLAAKNEAAASPATNKQPDGKRDATPKADKSEPEEKEKPQLPGTGGFKFDAKPNKEDLI; from the coding sequence ATGGGAAAATTCACTGACGGGCTAGAAAAGTGGGTCCAGGAGCGCGATAAGCGGCAAAAAAAGAGACGGCAGGACGCATCTGCCGTCGAGTTTTTGGCCGTAAAAAAGGATGTGGCCGAGGCGATAGAGGCAGGGTATTCGCTCAAAACGATTTGGGAATACCTGAAAGAAGGCAAAAAAATACGGTCTACTTATGAGACATTCCGCCGCCACGTTAAACGCTTCATCAAGGCCGCGCCGAAGGACCAACCAACTTTAGCCGCTAAAAACGAGGCCGCCGCCAGCCCCGCGACCAACAAGCAGCCCGACGGCAAACGGGATGCGACACCAAAGGCGGACAAGAGCGAACCCGAAGAAAAGGAAAAGCCGCAATTGCCAGGCACTGGCGGCTTTAAGTTTGATGCTAAACCCAACAAAGAGGATTTAATCTAA
- a CDS encoding nucleotide-binding protein — MAKVHLVLQGKGGVGKSVIAALIAQYKANKGQTPVCVDTDPVNATFEGYQSLNVKRLNILEEDEINTRNFDALVELIATSEDDVIIDNGASSFVPLSHYLISNEVPALLQDMGHEMVVHTVIAGSQSLLDTINGFSQLVSQFPAESLFVVWLNPYWGPIEHQGKTFEQMKAYTNNKARVTAIIDMPKLKDETYGRDFAEMLENRKTFAEALEDSSLSIMTRQRLKIVRGQVFGLLDNAAVL, encoded by the coding sequence ATGGCAAAAGTACATCTAGTTCTACAAGGAAAGGGCGGCGTTGGTAAATCCGTGATCGCTGCCCTTATTGCTCAATACAAAGCAAACAAGGGGCAAACGCCGGTTTGCGTGGATACCGACCCGGTTAACGCTACGTTTGAAGGCTATCAGTCACTGAACGTGAAACGCCTTAACATTCTTGAAGAGGACGAAATCAACACGCGAAACTTTGATGCCCTGGTTGAGCTGATCGCAACCAGTGAAGATGATGTGATTATCGACAACGGGGCCAGCTCTTTCGTCCCGCTGTCTCACTACCTAATCTCAAACGAGGTTCCTGCCCTGCTCCAAGACATGGGGCACGAAATGGTTGTTCACACCGTTATCGCTGGTAGCCAATCACTCCTTGATACTATCAACGGCTTTTCACAGCTTGTAAGCCAGTTTCCCGCCGAGTCACTTTTTGTTGTGTGGCTCAACCCCTATTGGGGGCCAATCGAACACCAGGGCAAGACGTTCGAGCAAATGAAAGCCTACACAAACAACAAGGCTCGCGTGACGGCCATCATTGATATGCCAAAACTGAAAGATGAAACCTATGGCCGAGACTTTGCAGAAATGCTTGAAAATCGCAAAACTTTTGCCGAGGCCCTGGAAGATAGTTCGCTTTCAATCATGACCCGGCAGCGCCTTAAAATCGTTCGCGGCCAAGTGTTCGGCCTGCTGGATAACGCGGCGGTGCTGTAA
- a CDS encoding conjugal transfer protein TraM, producing the protein MSDKIEETIKEIAAKHGIAVGRDDPILILQTINDRLMQESTAAQQANLDAFKSELEEIAHRWGDDAKNKAERTLNAALAASKEAMAATIKENAKATAAAARQQVEEAIAQELKPSIREARRVSYMNLIAAGMAVFAAGLALWASW; encoded by the coding sequence ATGTCCGATAAGATCGAGGAAACCATTAAGGAAATCGCAGCCAAGCACGGCATAGCCGTGGGCCGCGATGACCCTATATTGATCCTGCAAACCATCAATGACCGACTAATGCAGGAAAGCACTGCCGCCCAGCAAGCCAACCTGGACGCCTTTAAAAGCGAACTGGAAGAAATTGCGCATCGGTGGGGGGATGATGCAAAAAACAAAGCTGAAAGGACGCTGAACGCCGCTCTGGCGGCCAGCAAAGAGGCAATGGCCGCAACCATCAAAGAAAACGCCAAGGCGACGGCAGCGGCAGCCAGGCAGCAAGTAGAAGAGGCGATAGCCCAGGAACTCAAGCCCTCGATCCGGGAAGCCCGCAGGGTGTCTTACATGAACTTGATTGCGGCAGGAATGGCCGTTTTCGCGGCGGGCCTTGCGTTATGGGCGTCATGGTAA
- a CDS encoding phosphoribosyltransferase, with the protein MKNEPEYQAAKSGDMPAAIELVDRLLTDETVEKIREQMGDSKPLVLPVLAVEAAGNNKIPLAMAEALADRLGLDVELGIIQSDKVGRTDTGADHRLAFNPTFEGDVKQGQKYLVVDDTLTMGGTVASLRGYVENRGGKVVAASVMTAHEGALNLPVKPSMLAAIENKHGPSMNQFWQETFGYGTDKLTQGEAGHLKSAKTVDAIRERITAARHEGIERLGANRVEAPPRSKSAGRSGLTGESLVSSAEGLEVEQQAMIEGASVEQGYQETLAMYVQAKHDQVESIEDRLENLINRQQARLQQTQSNRPGFLSMPGTRKAWQASQAQQQGRLQTLHARLETVREIKEGMGLHSPRVEELATRKMRAENPELAADWDSMKQAERQHQALMKKQEQEKKQTQEKSRGLSLGLNRPPQ; encoded by the coding sequence TTGAAAAACGAACCCGAGTACCAGGCAGCCAAGTCTGGCGACATGCCTGCTGCTATCGAGCTAGTAGATAGGCTTCTCACCGATGAAACGGTGGAGAAGATCAGGGAGCAAATGGGGGACAGCAAGCCCCTGGTGTTGCCAGTTTTGGCCGTTGAGGCGGCTGGTAACAACAAAATACCGTTGGCAATGGCCGAGGCGCTTGCGGATCGGTTGGGCCTTGATGTTGAGCTGGGGATAATCCAGAGCGACAAGGTAGGTCGAACTGATACCGGCGCAGACCATCGCCTGGCGTTCAATCCTACATTCGAGGGTGACGTTAAACAGGGGCAAAAGTACCTGGTTGTTGACGACACTTTGACAATGGGGGGAACGGTCGCCTCTTTGCGGGGCTATGTGGAGAATCGAGGCGGCAAAGTTGTCGCTGCTTCGGTGATGACTGCGCATGAAGGGGCGCTTAACCTGCCGGTTAAGCCTTCCATGTTGGCAGCCATTGAAAATAAGCACGGCCCGAGTATGAATCAATTTTGGCAGGAGACGTTTGGTTATGGAACCGACAAACTCACACAAGGTGAAGCTGGACACCTCAAATCAGCCAAGACCGTTGACGCAATCAGAGAAAGAATCACTGCGGCAAGACATGAAGGCATCGAGCGATTGGGCGCGAACCGAGTTGAAGCGCCGCCGCGCTCAAAAAGCGCGGGGCGTTCGGGTCTAACCGGAGAAAGTCTAGTTTCGTCTGCTGAGGGGTTGGAAGTCGAACAGCAGGCCATGATTGAAGGGGCGTCCGTTGAGCAGGGCTATCAAGAAACCCTTGCCATGTATGTCCAGGCCAAACATGACCAGGTTGAAAGCATTGAGGATCGGCTAGAAAACTTGATCAACCGGCAGCAAGCTCGATTGCAACAAACGCAATCAAACCGCCCCGGTTTTCTGTCTATGCCTGGAACCCGGAAAGCCTGGCAGGCTTCCCAGGCGCAACAGCAAGGCAGGCTCCAGACGCTTCATGCTCGCCTGGAGACAGTCCGGGAAATTAAGGAAGGTATGGGGTTGCATTCGCCGCGTGTTGAAGAGCTGGCGACCAGGAAGATGCGGGCAGAGAACCCCGAGCTGGCTGCGGATTGGGATTCAATGAAGCAGGCCGAGCGGCAGCACCAGGCGTTAATGAAAAAACAGGAGCAGGAGAAGAAGCAAACCCAAGAGAAAAGCAGGGGCTTATCCCTTGGGTTGAATCGACCGCCTCAATAG
- the kfrB gene encoding IncP plasmid survival protein KfrB (KfrA, KfrB, and KfrC together were shown to be essential for IncP-1 plasmid R751.), with amino-acid sequence MKQRLLVMNGQRIVQTDQGGAWANQKVDKAGALKPGIYNLYMAKEADKSQRHDGVIVHADNNKIYQQIGKNFVMHSKSDFDIVPDIGSAKSISYDAQGKALVAQAVKLSRGRSR; translated from the coding sequence ATGAAGCAACGCCTTTTGGTTATGAACGGCCAGCGGATCGTTCAGACCGACCAGGGTGGCGCATGGGCTAATCAAAAGGTTGATAAGGCCGGAGCGTTGAAGCCCGGCATATACAACCTTTACATGGCTAAGGAAGCCGATAAGTCACAGCGCCATGATGGCGTGATTGTTCATGCCGATAACAACAAAATATACCAGCAGATAGGCAAAAACTTTGTCATGCACTCTAAGTCAGATTTCGATATAGTACCTGATATTGGGAGTGCAAAAAGCATTAGCTACGACGCCCAGGGCAAGGCATTAGTCGCCCAGGCTGTCAAACTCAGCAGAGGACGCTCCCGATAG
- a CDS encoding coiled-coil domain-containing protein: protein MEASRLEAVELADQLSADLDDSRNQVASLEGVAQELRAEVDDLKGKLTTATERATTAEARSGEMERRANDLRSELDRAHQEADKNRQALERVQEAAAKAADTHKAELAQAQADAKQAAKDHKTELAQSQADAKQAAKEYQEQVEALRAQHSQALESAQEAKAAAQAEAERLAAVNSSLESKQAQAEEKLAVLTGEVEKAGAERDSALAAVATAREEAAALRGRVEGLEIALSRGEKGDGSQK, encoded by the coding sequence ATGGAGGCTTCCAGACTTGAGGCTGTCGAACTGGCAGATCAGCTATCGGCAGACCTGGACGACTCGCGCAATCAGGTTGCGAGCCTGGAGGGCGTGGCCCAGGAGTTGCGGGCAGAAGTGGACGACTTGAAAGGCAAGCTGACCACGGCCACCGAGCGAGCCACTACCGCCGAGGCCCGTAGTGGTGAAATGGAGCGGCGAGCCAATGACTTGCGTTCCGAGCTGGATCGGGCGCACCAGGAGGCAGACAAGAACCGTCAGGCGCTGGAACGTGTCCAGGAGGCCGCAGCGAAAGCAGCCGACACCCATAAAGCCGAGCTGGCACAAGCCCAGGCTGATGCAAAGCAGGCGGCCAAGGATCACAAGACAGAGTTGGCACAATCTCAAGCCGATGCGAAGCAAGCGGCTAAAGAGTACCAGGAGCAAGTCGAGGCGCTGCGAGCGCAGCACAGTCAGGCGCTGGAGAGTGCCCAGGAGGCCAAAGCAGCCGCACAGGCCGAGGCTGAGCGACTGGCTGCCGTCAACTCTTCCCTGGAGTCCAAACAGGCGCAAGCCGAGGAAAAACTTGCTGTATTGACAGGTGAAGTCGAGAAAGCAGGTGCGGAGCGCGATTCTGCCCTGGCGGCGGTGGCGACGGCCAGAGAGGAAGCGGCGGCACTGCGCGGACGTGTTGAAGGGCTAGAAATTGCGCTTTCACGCGGGGAGAAGGGCGACGGTTCGCAGAAATAA
- a CDS encoding transcriptional repressor gene korB produces MSAQKEQKMEGLGLEGIGDLSGLLNDPENTNGGGAGPLELALDLIDEDPNQPRTEDNPGFSKSSLEELAATIRHRGVKTPISVRENQDEPGRFIINHGARRFRGSRIAEKETIPAFIDNDYNEADQVIENLQRNELTAREIADYIGRELAKDVKKGDIAAAIGKSAAFVSQHVTLLDLPEPIAEAFNTGRVNDVTVINELVKAYKKNPDEVVAWLADDEQEITRGSVKLLREYLDDKRKHEDEERDPNTVDAFTGQTDAEGDDDQEEEEGETPPKKEPKEQDPDKLKKAIIMVKHDERMGRLMLNRRPTAEGWAWIKYEDDGHEFEADLGTVELMALMDGA; encoded by the coding sequence ATGAGCGCGCAAAAAGAACAGAAAATGGAGGGGCTGGGTCTGGAGGGTATTGGCGACCTGTCCGGGCTTCTGAACGACCCCGAAAACACCAACGGCGGCGGCGCTGGCCCCTTGGAACTGGCCTTGGACCTGATAGATGAAGATCCAAACCAGCCACGTACCGAGGACAACCCTGGCTTTTCAAAATCGAGCCTGGAAGAGCTGGCCGCTACCATTCGCCATCGAGGCGTTAAAACGCCTATTTCAGTGCGCGAGAACCAGGACGAACCGGGCCGCTTCATCATCAACCACGGCGCTCGCCGCTTCCGTGGTAGCCGTATCGCTGAGAAGGAAACTATCCCGGCGTTTATCGACAACGATTACAACGAAGCGGACCAGGTGATTGAAAACCTGCAACGCAACGAGCTGACGGCCCGCGAGATTGCCGACTACATTGGCCGCGAACTGGCTAAGGACGTTAAGAAGGGGGATATTGCGGCAGCTATCGGCAAATCCGCTGCATTCGTGAGCCAGCACGTTACCTTGCTCGACCTGCCGGAACCGATTGCTGAGGCATTCAACACTGGCCGCGTTAATGACGTGACCGTGATTAACGAGCTGGTTAAGGCTTACAAGAAGAACCCGGACGAGGTTGTTGCCTGGCTGGCCGACGACGAGCAGGAGATAACACGCGGATCGGTGAAGCTGCTGCGTGAGTACCTGGACGACAAGCGCAAGCATGAGGACGAGGAACGCGACCCGAACACCGTGGATGCTTTCACCGGCCAGACTGATGCCGAAGGCGACGACGACCAGGAAGAGGAAGAGGGCGAAACCCCGCCGAAGAAGGAGCCGAAGGAGCAAGACCCGGACAAGCTGAAAAAAGCGATTATCATGGTCAAGCATGACGAGCGCATGGGCCGACTGATGCTTAATCGTCGTCCTACTGCTGAGGGCTGGGCCTGGATCAAATACGAGGACGACGGCCACGAGTTTGAAGCGGACCTTGGAACGGTTGAGCTGATGGCCTTGATGGACGGAGCTTAA
- a CDS encoding ParA family protein, whose amino-acid sequence MKTLVTANQKGGVGKTSTLVHLAFDFYERGKKVAVIDLDTQGNASYTLQEFRTGVVASNFFNGGPFDVVNGGDAPGMALIESDAALANMETMSLGRAGEHFRAGIASLAEQGFDVCLIDTAPSLGVSMAAALIAADYVLSPVELEAYSIQGIKKMNAAIANVRKANPKLQFLGMVPSKVDGRNPRHGRHLEQLQQAFPQLMLPTTIGLRSSIADALASGVPVWKIKKTAARKAAKEVRALADLVFTKMEITA is encoded by the coding sequence ATGAAAACACTGGTCACGGCAAACCAAAAAGGCGGCGTCGGCAAAACATCAACCTTGGTGCATCTGGCGTTTGATTTCTATGAACGCGGCAAAAAGGTGGCCGTGATCGACCTGGATACCCAGGGTAATGCCTCTTACACGCTCCAGGAGTTCCGCACGGGCGTTGTAGCAAGCAACTTTTTCAATGGCGGCCCGTTCGACGTTGTGAATGGAGGGGACGCGCCTGGCATGGCTCTTATTGAGTCTGACGCCGCCTTGGCAAACATGGAAACCATGTCCCTTGGTCGCGCTGGTGAACATTTCAGAGCAGGTATTGCGAGCCTTGCAGAACAAGGCTTTGACGTGTGCTTGATCGACACGGCCCCTTCCCTTGGTGTGAGTATGGCCGCCGCGCTGATTGCTGCGGATTATGTCCTGTCCCCTGTTGAGCTGGAAGCCTATTCAATTCAAGGCATCAAGAAAATGAATGCGGCCATTGCGAACGTGCGCAAGGCTAACCCTAAGCTGCAATTTTTGGGCATGGTGCCGAGCAAGGTGGACGGACGAAACCCCCGCCACGGTCGCCACCTGGAACAGCTCCAGCAGGCATTTCCGCAACTTATGCTTCCTACCACAATCGGCCTGCGTAGCAGCATAGCGGACGCACTCGCTTCCGGGGTGCCGGTCTGGAAAATCAAAAAAACGGCTGCCAGAAAAGCCGCGAAAGAAGTTCGCGCCCTGGCTGACCTTGTGTTTACAAAAATGGAGATCACCGCATGA
- a CDS encoding transcriptional regulator KorA, with product MKKQLTESQFQAAIKGLGVGQQTLEIAHGVLVEGKTQAEFVALLGVTKGAVNQAVKRIWDAHKALTPEGYERVTAILPEHQAFIVKKWAEDAKKKRDT from the coding sequence ATGAAGAAACAACTAACGGAGTCCCAATTTCAAGCTGCAATCAAGGGCTTGGGAGTAGGACAGCAAACGCTCGAAATAGCGCATGGCGTCTTGGTGGAGGGGAAAACTCAAGCCGAGTTCGTAGCGTTATTGGGAGTGACAAAAGGAGCGGTCAATCAGGCCGTCAAGAGAATTTGGGACGCTCACAAGGCGCTGACGCCGGAGGGGTACGAGCGAGTCACGGCAATACTGCCGGAACATCAAGCGTTCATCGTCAAGAAGTGGGCGGAGGACGCCAAGAAGAAAAGGGACACGTAA
- the kleE gene encoding KleE stable inheritance protein produces MSKSNIIKFPKAGPTDSGPPDPQPKAQAKQQPSKPQSNPKKGGGFLAAILRWVWIGVVLVWPLLKWVISIDVFFQGVRAVYYWDDPTVHAGWTFLAHFAVLTVLTYFVSVFKPKGV; encoded by the coding sequence ATGTCAAAGTCAAATATTATCAAGTTTCCGAAAGCTGGCCCTACTGATTCAGGGCCGCCGGACCCGCAACCAAAAGCACAGGCCAAGCAACAGCCGAGCAAGCCGCAGAGCAACCCGAAGAAAGGCGGGGGATTTCTGGCGGCTATTCTGCGTTGGGTATGGATAGGCGTTGTCCTGGTGTGGCCGTTGCTTAAATGGGTTATCTCTATCGACGTTTTCTTTCAGGGTGTCCGCGCCGTGTACTACTGGGATGATCCAACGGTACATGCAGGGTGGACGTTCCTGGCTCATTTTGCCGTGCTGACTGTCCTCACTTATTTTGTGTCGGTATTCAAACCCAAAGGCGTTTAA
- the kleA gene encoding stable inheritance protein KleA — protein MTTSKIMSWVDALPNVAATDFTARRDSIADKMAEAQELEQRASKLREEAYFASLKLEGDAKGKWSIETVEQAKHRADF, from the coding sequence ATGACTACTAGCAAAATCATGTCTTGGGTCGATGCGCTGCCGAACGTAGCCGCGACTGACTTCACCGCTCGCCGTGACTCCATTGCGGACAAGATGGCAGAAGCTCAGGAGCTGGAACAGCGGGCGTCAAAACTGCGTGAAGAGGCTTATTTTGCCAGTCTTAAACTGGAAGGTGACGCCAAAGGGAAATGGTCGATTGAGACCGTAGAACAGGCAAAACACCGGGCTGATTTTTAG
- a CDS encoding klcB → MMNKRDERDEQAAKLAASMPDEQTALLDLAAGAVNDLHAAVLVDDAERVAGAMARYEAVIWKMNGGTFFGCNADSDSPGNVVERHCQADTGAVPKWGQKGAFVSVVDGMRVLVEFGSLGSQGTAHFSFHAVDLDAWFISETGYRSHFDGLRFGSTVEEAAKAILVDYLKDKRPEIGTEDRDRLARSPLPAVLASLEPPARRSPATLDVPPGYALVDVVLPPQKAFIARKWAKEAQAKIEADKPTKELPEIEPEAAKPRAAKAAKMNAREETRRFKPGQRCQIVSVHHPVFEKDIGKFVIITKLSPHTSQVWAHDDEPTKYRINRNGRRVVQFNPKSVHTIYSFDQLRPVIDTGETNNE, encoded by the coding sequence ATGATGAATAAGAGAGACGAGCGAGACGAGCAAGCGGCGAAGCTGGCCGCCTCGATGCCCGACGAACAAACCGCGTTGCTGGACTTGGCTGCCGGGGCCGTGAATGACCTGCACGCTGCTGTACTGGTCGATGATGCAGAAAGGGTTGCCGGGGCAATGGCCCGGTATGAGGCGGTTATCTGGAAAATGAACGGCGGCACCTTCTTTGGATGCAACGCGGATTCCGATTCACCTGGTAACGTGGTTGAAAGACATTGCCAGGCTGATACCGGGGCGGTTCCTAAATGGGGTCAGAAAGGGGCGTTTGTTTCTGTTGTCGATGGTATGCGTGTCTTGGTCGAGTTTGGCAGCCTTGGCAGCCAGGGAACCGCTCATTTTTCTTTTCATGCGGTAGACCTGGACGCCTGGTTTATATCAGAGACAGGGTATCGGTCCCACTTCGACGGCCTGCGGTTTGGCTCGACAGTGGAAGAGGCTGCAAAAGCCATACTGGTTGATTACCTCAAGGACAAACGGCCAGAGATTGGAACGGAAGATAGGGACCGGCTTGCTCGATCCCCCCTCCCCGCCGTTCTGGCTTCCCTGGAGCCGCCTGCGCGACGTTCTCCAGCAACCCTTGACGTACCCCCTGGTTACGCTCTTGTGGACGTTGTGCTGCCTCCACAGAAGGCATTTATTGCGCGGAAGTGGGCCAAGGAAGCACAAGCAAAGATCGAAGCGGACAAGCCGACAAAGGAGCTGCCGGAAATAGAGCCGGAGGCCGCAAAACCAAGAGCGGCTAAAGCCGCGAAAATGAACGCCAGGGAAGAAACTAGACGATTTAAACCTGGGCAGCGATGCCAGATTGTTAGCGTCCATCATCCTGTATTTGAAAAGGATATAGGCAAGTTCGTTATTATCACGAAATTGTCCCCTCACACCTCCCAGGTATGGGCGCACGACGACGAGCCGACAAAGTACCGAATCAATCGGAACGGGCGGCGCGTTGTTCAGTTCAACCCTAAATCGGTGCATACGATCTACAGCTTTGATCAATTGCGCCCCGTAATAGACACAGGAGAAACAAACAATGAGTGA
- a CDS encoding antirestriction protein, translating into MTDTTDYTPVTASLVAEDNRMGFYPAAFGEARMMRGEALVLGYMGNLSQDYKGAFWHFYTLSNGGYYMAPAIDTEMHLEVSGNWFSGSMSADAAGIVATLFAFGHLAAEAQGTAEGDALIDRYHFLREYALDHAEAAAILGAID; encoded by the coding sequence ATGACTGATACAACCGATTACACCCCTGTTACTGCTTCCCTGGTCGCAGAAGATAACCGCATGGGGTTTTACCCTGCTGCATTTGGTGAAGCTCGCATGATGCGCGGCGAAGCCCTGGTGCTGGGTTACATGGGTAATCTTTCCCAGGACTACAAAGGCGCGTTCTGGCACTTCTATACCCTATCGAACGGCGGCTATTACATGGCTCCTGCGATTGATACCGAAATGCACCTGGAGGTTTCAGGTAACTGGTTTTCTGGCTCTATGTCGGCTGACGCGGCGGGGATCGTAGCCACGTTGTTCGCATTTGGACACCTTGCAGCCGAAGCCCAGGGCACCGCCGAGGGTGACGCCCTGATTGACCGCTATCACTTCCTGAGAGAGTACGCCCTTGATCACGCGGAAGCCGCTGCGATCCTTGGCGCTATCGACTGA
- a CDS encoding quinolone resistance pentapeptide repeat protein QnrS2, which translates to METYRHTYRHHSFSHQDLSDITFTACTFIRCDFRRANLRDATFINCKFIEQGDIEGCHFDVADLRDASFQQCQLAMANFSNANCYGIELRECDLKGANFSRANFANQVSNRMYFCSAFITGCNLSYANMERVCLEKCELFENRWIGTHLAGASLKESDLSRGVFSEDVWGQFSLQGANLCHAELDGLDPRKVDTSGIKIASWQQEQLLEALGIVVFPD; encoded by the coding sequence ATGGAAACCTACCGTCACACATATCGACACCACAGTTTTTCACATCAAGATCTAAGTGATATTACTTTCACTGCTTGCACCTTTATCCGATGCGATTTTCGACGTGCTAACTTGCGTGATGCGACATTTATTAACTGCAAGTTCATTGAACAGGGTGATATCGAAGGTTGCCATTTTGATGTCGCAGACCTTCGCGATGCAAGTTTCCAACAATGCCAGCTTGCGATGGCAAACTTTAGTAACGCCAATTGCTACGGTATTGAGTTACGTGAGTGTGATTTAAAAGGGGCCAACTTTTCCCGAGCAAACTTTGCCAATCAAGTGAGTAATCGTATGTACTTTTGCTCAGCCTTTATTACTGGATGTAACCTGTCTTATGCCAATATGGAGCGGGTCTGTTTAGAAAAATGTGAGCTGTTTGAAAATCGCTGGATAGGGACTCACCTCGCGGGCGCATCACTGAAAGAGTCAGACTTAAGTCGAGGTGTTTTTTCTGAAGATGTCTGGGGACAGTTTAGCCTACAGGGTGCTAATTTATGTCACGCCGAACTCGACGGTTTAGATCCTCGAAAAGTCGATACATCAGGTATCAAAATTGCCAGCTGGCAACAAGAACAGCTTCTCGAAGCGTTGGGTATTGTTGTTTTTCCTGACTAG
- the trfA gene encoding plasmid replication initiator TrfA, producing MADYFNKQEYIRKLIDSGVEPDKAEEIASRTNYYRNRSAQAEVRPIGEAITLPGIPEPEAPALSDTTKAKQNTTEASDPAPAAKGETMSDKKPGRKKGATDALASKVDEARQAALLKHTKQEIKDAQLSLFDIAPWGDHMRALPNDYARSALFTVRNKRAPRLALQNEPIYSIGDDVNITYTGVELRAEDDELVWQQVMEYSKRSPIGDPISFTFYELCKDLGWSINGRYYKKAEECLSRLQASAMQFESKRVGRLESLSLISRFRVLDRGKRNSRCQVMIDEEMVVLFAGDYYSRFIWDKYRKLSPTARRMFDYFASHKEPFPLKLETFRLMCGSESTRAKKWREQVGAACDELRESGLVAHAWVAGEQLHCKRS from the coding sequence ATGGCAGATTACTTTAATAAACAAGAATATATCCGAAAGCTGATTGATAGCGGTGTTGAGCCGGACAAAGCGGAAGAAATTGCGTCCAGGACCAACTATTATCGGAACCGATCAGCACAAGCGGAGGTTCGCCCAATAGGCGAGGCTATTACCCTGCCGGGTATTCCTGAACCCGAAGCCCCTGCCCTTTCTGATACGACCAAAGCAAAACAGAACACCACGGAGGCCAGCGACCCGGCCCCGGCTGCCAAGGGGGAAACCATGAGCGACAAGAAGCCAGGGCGAAAAAAAGGCGCGACGGATGCACTGGCCTCGAAGGTTGACGAAGCCCGGCAAGCAGCGTTGCTAAAACACACTAAACAAGAGATCAAAGACGCTCAGTTATCGTTGTTCGATATTGCCCCCTGGGGGGATCACATGCGGGCACTGCCGAACGACTACGCCCGCTCGGCGTTGTTCACTGTCCGTAACAAGCGAGCGCCCCGCCTGGCCCTGCAAAACGAGCCTATCTATAGCATCGGTGACGATGTGAACATTACTTACACAGGCGTAGAGCTACGGGCGGAGGATGACGAGCTGGTATGGCAACAGGTCATGGAGTATTCCAAGCGTTCGCCTATTGGCGACCCTATCAGCTTTACATTCTATGAGCTGTGTAAGGACTTGGGATGGTCAATCAATGGCCGCTATTACAAAAAGGCCGAAGAGTGTTTGTCACGGTTGCAAGCATCGGCCATGCAATTTGAATCCAAACGAGTTGGACGGCTTGAGTCACTGTCACTAATCAGCCGGTTTCGTGTCCTGGATCGAGGCAAGCGCAATTCTCGATGCCAGGTCATGATTGATGAAGAAATGGTTGTGCTGTTCGCTGGTGATTACTATTCCCGCTTTATTTGGGACAAGTACCGTAAGCTGTCCCCCACGGCCCGCCGTATGTTCGATTACTTTGCTTCACACAAGGAGCCGTTCCCGTTGAAACTAGAAACCTTCCGGCTTATGTGCGGCTCAGAATCAACCAGGGCTAAGAAGTGGCGGGAGCAGGTAGGGGCTGCGTGTGACGAGCTGAGAGAAAGCGGCCTTGTTGCCCATGCTTGGGTTGCCGGGGAGCAATTGCACTGCAAGCGAAGCTGA